One Ananas comosus cultivar F153 linkage group 1, ASM154086v1, whole genome shotgun sequence DNA window includes the following coding sequences:
- the LOC109715593 gene encoding ribosome biogenesis protein BRX1 homolog 1-like: MGKKRKHAEAAEAPKKDDSAPPRPKRTLTGWKDGEPEKPSDSSAHTVFRNKEKVLITCSRRINYRYRHLMLNVVSLLPHCKKDSKVESKESKGSTLNELIELRNCSSCLFFECRKQKDLYLWMVKSPSGPSVKFLVNAVHTMDELKLTGNHLKGSRPLLTFSTNFDKEPHWKLVKEMITQIFATPKDHRKSKPFHDHVFVFSILDDHVWFRNYQISVPHNETDKVDRGGLDKMTLVEVGPRFCLNPIKIFGGSFGGPTLYENPFYVSPNQIRALEKRKKAGKYVKKVKAKTRRKIHEMSNALEPDEFADLWKE, translated from the exons ATGGGGAAGAAGCGGAAGcacgcggaggcggcggaggcacCGAAGAAGGACGACTCGGCTCCGCCGAGGCCGAAACGCACTCTCACTGGTTGGAAGGATGGCGAACCGGAGAAGCCGAGCGATTCGAGCGCACACACTGTTTTCCGCAACAAAGAGAAGGTCTTGATCACTTGCTCGCGGCGAATCAACTATAG GTATCGGCATCTTATGCTTAATGTAGTGTCTCTGCTACCCCACTGCAAGAAAGATAGCAAGGTCGAGTCGAAAGAGAGCAAAGGGTCGACTCTGAATGAGCTGATCGAGCTGAGGAATTGCTCTAGCTGCTTATTCTTTGAG TGCAGGAAACAGAAAGATCTTTACCTCTGGATGGTTAAGTCTCCAAGCGGGCCATCAGTCAAGTTCTTAGTTAATGCTG TTCACACGATGGATGAATTGAAGCTTACTGGCAATCATCTAAAAGGTTCCCGCCCATTGTTAACATTTTCAACAAACTTCGATAAGGAACCTCACTGGAAACTTGTAAAGGAGATGATAACTCAG ATATTTGCGACACCGAAAGACCACAGGAAATCTAAGCCTTTCCATGACCACGTGtttgtattttcaattttggATGATCATGTATGGTTCCGGAATTACCAG ATTTCTGTTCCCCACAATGAGACTGATAAAGTGGACCGAGGAGGTTTAGATAAAATGACGCTTGTCGAG GTTGGTCCAAGGTTTTGTTTGAACCCGATCAAGATATTTGGTGGCAGTTTTGGTGGCCCGACGTTATATGAGAATCCATTCTACGTATCACCAAATCAG ATCCGGGCTctggagaagaggaagaaagccGGAAAGTATGTGAAGAAGGTGAAGGCCAAGACGAGGCGAAAGATACATGAAATGTCGAACGCCTTGGAGCCGGACGAGTTTGCGGATTTGTGGaaggaataa